The Virgibacillus sp. MSP4-1 genome has a segment encoding these proteins:
- a CDS encoding aconitate hydratase, translated as MKLNVTQKLIKDHLVSGEMTPGEEIGLKIDQTLTQDATGTMVMLELEAMGLDYAKTEASAQYVDHNLIQVDNKNPDDHLFLQSAARRFGLYYSRPGNGVSHPVHMQRLAKPGKTLLGSDSHTCANGSMGMLAMGAGGIDVAMAIAGEPFYVKMPEVWGIKLTGDLPDWVGAKDVILELLRRHDVKGGVGRVIEYYGPGLRNLDAMDRHVIANMGAELGATGTVFPSDEEVKRFLKEQEREDEWMELKADKGASYDIEEEINLSELEPLIAKPSSPGNVVPVKDIAGESIYQSYIGSSAQPGFRDFAMAAEIVKDKKIAEGVSLDVNPTSRQMLTELVQEGHIASFLQSGGRLHQAGCNGCIGMGQAPATGRNSLRTTPRNFPGRSGTKEDSVFLCGPETAAASALKGEITDPRTLEMNYPKIKGPKKPNVDDQLLDKPIPEEEAKKTELYKGPNIASIPEMDRLPDELEVPILLKMNDNISTDEILAGGARVLPYRSNLPEISKFTFEIIDEIYYNRAMDIRDQGGHAIVGGYNYGQGSSREHAALAPRYLGLRVAVVKDFARIHWQNLVNFGVLPLTFKHDEDFEKLEQGDVLQFNHLREKVKKGHNIKATVKDKDIEIELTHALSSRQVDMMLKGGLINWVKDRQNTKT; from the coding sequence AATGACTCCTGGTGAGGAGATTGGATTAAAGATTGATCAGACGTTAACACAGGATGCAACCGGAACAATGGTTATGCTTGAGCTGGAAGCCATGGGGCTCGATTATGCCAAAACAGAGGCATCTGCCCAGTATGTCGATCATAACCTGATTCAAGTAGATAACAAAAACCCTGATGATCACTTATTTTTACAGAGTGCAGCCAGGCGTTTTGGACTGTATTACAGCCGCCCTGGAAACGGGGTTAGTCACCCTGTCCATATGCAAAGATTAGCGAAGCCCGGGAAAACATTGTTAGGTTCAGACAGTCATACTTGCGCAAACGGCAGTATGGGAATGCTCGCCATGGGAGCTGGCGGTATTGATGTTGCGATGGCTATTGCCGGTGAACCCTTTTATGTCAAAATGCCTGAAGTCTGGGGAATCAAATTGACCGGTGACCTGCCGGATTGGGTAGGAGCTAAGGATGTTATTCTGGAATTGCTTCGTCGTCACGATGTAAAAGGCGGAGTCGGGCGTGTGATTGAATATTATGGTCCGGGATTAAGGAATTTAGATGCCATGGATCGGCATGTGATTGCCAATATGGGTGCTGAACTTGGTGCCACAGGAACGGTCTTTCCTTCAGATGAGGAAGTGAAGCGCTTCTTAAAAGAACAGGAACGTGAGGACGAATGGATGGAATTAAAAGCCGATAAAGGAGCTTCCTACGATATTGAGGAAGAAATCAATTTATCCGAGCTTGAACCTCTTATTGCAAAGCCATCAAGTCCAGGTAATGTAGTCCCTGTTAAGGACATTGCCGGTGAATCCATATACCAGTCCTATATCGGCTCTTCTGCTCAGCCTGGTTTTCGTGATTTTGCCATGGCAGCTGAAATTGTAAAGGATAAAAAGATTGCTGAAGGCGTGTCCTTAGATGTTAATCCGACATCACGGCAGATGCTGACCGAACTTGTACAGGAAGGACATATCGCAAGCTTCCTTCAATCGGGCGGACGTCTTCATCAGGCTGGATGTAATGGCTGTATTGGAATGGGGCAGGCACCCGCAACAGGTCGAAACAGTCTGCGTACAACACCAAGAAACTTTCCTGGTCGTTCTGGCACAAAGGAAGACAGTGTCTTTTTATGCGGACCAGAAACAGCTGCGGCCTCCGCATTAAAGGGTGAAATTACGGATCCACGTACATTGGAGATGAACTATCCAAAGATTAAAGGACCAAAAAAGCCCAATGTAGATGATCAGCTGCTGGATAAACCTATACCGGAGGAAGAAGCTAAAAAAACAGAACTCTACAAGGGGCCAAATATTGCCTCGATACCGGAAATGGATAGGCTGCCGGATGAGCTGGAGGTACCGATACTTCTTAAAATGAACGATAACATTTCCACAGATGAAATTTTAGCTGGTGGCGCCAGGGTTCTCCCATACCGCAGTAATTTACCTGAAATCAGTAAATTTACCTTTGAAATCATAGATGAGATTTATTATAACCGTGCTATGGACATCCGGGATCAAGGCGGCCATGCCATTGTGGGCGGCTATAACTACGGTCAGGGCTCCAGCCGTGAGCATGCTGCACTTGCTCCACGATACCTTGGATTACGGGTCGCTGTTGTCAAAGACTTTGCCCGCATTCACTGGCAGAACCTGGTTAATTTTGGCGTTCTCCCTCTTACTTTTAAACACGATGAGGACTTTGAAAAATTAGAGCAGGGAGATGTACTCCAATTTAATCACCTGCGCGAAAAAGTAAAGAAGGGCCATAACATAAAAGCAACGGTAAAAGACAAGGATATTGAGATAGAACTTACACATGCTCTATCTTCCAGACAAGTTGACATGATGCTTAAAGGTGGCTTAATTAACTGGGTGAAGGACAGACAGAATACAAAAACCTAA
- a CDS encoding VanZ family protein, producing MRKKAVAILILYTGLLIYWMFFGFSRVQTEDYMYNLIPLSTLKLYIENFSHFPLETWLINLAGNIGVFIPFGVLLPLCFQELWVIRDFLKVFLVGILILELCQLSFRVGSFDVDDILLNTVGALTGFVLLRIFYIINMHRSK from the coding sequence TTGAGAAAAAAGGCTGTCGCTATTTTAATACTATATACAGGTTTACTTATTTATTGGATGTTTTTTGGTTTCTCCAGGGTACAAACCGAAGATTACATGTATAATCTGATTCCGTTATCAACCTTAAAACTTTATATCGAGAATTTTTCTCACTTTCCTTTAGAAACCTGGCTGATCAATTTAGCCGGTAATATAGGAGTTTTCATTCCCTTTGGAGTGCTATTACCTCTGTGCTTTCAGGAGCTCTGGGTAATCAGGGATTTTCTCAAAGTATTTTTAGTCGGTATTTTGATTCTGGAGCTGTGTCAGCTTAGTTTCAGAGTAGGAAGCTTTGACGTGGATGATATCCTTCTTAATACAGTAGGAGCTTTAACAGGCTTTGTATTGCTGCGGATTTTTTACATCATAAATATGCATAGATCAAAATAA